The Mucilaginibacter terrenus genome has a segment encoding these proteins:
- a CDS encoding ThuA domain-containing protein has product MRLKITLLLALCVVLFNFSKIPVKPRILVFTKTSGYHHESIAVGAPAIMKLGTENGFLVDTTSDAAKITESNLSKYSALVFLNTTGYMLNNYQQADLERYMQAGGNFVGVHAAADAEYDWKYYGRLVGAYFLSHPEQQEANLKIVDKNHPSTKGMPDVWRRKDEWYNYKMISNKIHVLVKIDESSYKGGANGDNHPMAWYQNFENGRSFYTEMGHTNESYSDPVYLKHLLGGIQYAIGDNKKLDYSKATTVRVPEENRFVKTQLNEGTLFEPTEMSILPNLDILVAQRRGEIMLYKHDTKKMKQAGFLDVYWKTHTKGVNAEEGVLGLKTDPDFAKNHWVYVFYSPSDTSVNRLSRFTMTGDTIDNKSEKVILQFYSQREICCHTGGSIAFGPDRTLFLSAGDNSTPFDEPGKKAYNTHAFAPLDDRPEFLNHDARRSAGNTNDLRGKILRIKVKDDGTYSIPEGNLFKPGTEKTRPEIYVMGDRNPYRISVDQKNGFLYWGEVGPDAQNDSLETRGPRGYDEFNQARKAGFFGWPLFVGNNYPYRPYDYATGKSGAPFDPMHPINDSKNNTGLRELPPAQPAFIWYPYAASPDFPQVGSGGRNAMAGPAYYTDMFPKATRMPDYFDKKVVFYDWIRGFIKLLTLQPNGDLDKMEPFMANTKFHNPIDMETGPDGKIYVLEYGSGWFAKNKDAGILRIDYNSGNRAPVVAAVTSSKGYGAVPLTTVLTVKATDPEKNKMSYVWNLGNGVTKTTTLPKLTYTFTKKGNYNVSVVAKDEEGATSESKTASILAGQDSPDMKAKVAAIKANAAGKALVMSLDCAACHKVNEKSVGPAFTDVAKKYPNNAASTAHLMKKIVTGGHGVWGDVDMPAHPNLKPADTKKIVNWIYSLK; this is encoded by the coding sequence ATGAGATTGAAAATTACCCTCCTGCTTGCGCTATGCGTTGTGCTGTTCAACTTCAGCAAGATACCTGTTAAGCCGAGGATACTTGTTTTTACCAAAACTTCGGGCTACCACCACGAGTCTATTGCTGTTGGTGCGCCTGCTATTATGAAGCTGGGTACAGAAAACGGCTTCCTGGTAGATACCACTTCTGACGCTGCCAAGATAACCGAGAGCAACCTGAGTAAATACAGCGCGCTGGTTTTCCTGAACACTACCGGTTATATGCTGAACAACTACCAGCAGGCCGACCTGGAGCGCTACATGCAAGCGGGCGGCAACTTTGTTGGTGTACATGCCGCTGCAGATGCCGAGTATGACTGGAAGTACTATGGTCGCCTTGTTGGCGCTTACTTCCTGAGCCACCCGGAACAGCAGGAAGCTAACCTGAAGATCGTAGACAAGAACCATCCTTCTACCAAAGGTATGCCTGATGTTTGGCGCCGTAAGGACGAATGGTACAACTATAAAATGATCAGCAACAAAATACACGTGCTGGTTAAAATTGACGAGAGCAGCTACAAAGGTGGCGCTAACGGCGATAATCACCCGATGGCGTGGTACCAGAATTTTGAGAACGGCCGCTCTTTCTACACCGAAATGGGTCACACCAACGAATCATACAGCGATCCGGTTTATTTGAAACACCTGCTGGGTGGCATACAATACGCTATTGGTGACAACAAAAAGCTGGACTACAGCAAAGCCACTACTGTGCGTGTGCCGGAGGAGAACCGCTTTGTAAAAACTCAACTAAACGAAGGCACCCTGTTCGAGCCGACCGAGATGTCAATACTGCCAAACCTGGACATATTGGTTGCCCAGCGCCGCGGCGAAATTATGCTGTACAAGCATGATACTAAGAAGATGAAACAAGCCGGTTTTCTGGATGTATACTGGAAAACGCATACTAAAGGTGTTAACGCCGAAGAAGGTGTACTTGGCCTTAAAACAGACCCGGACTTTGCTAAAAACCATTGGGTTTATGTTTTCTACAGCCCGTCAGACACATCAGTTAACCGCCTTTCGCGCTTTACCATGACCGGCGACACTATCGATAATAAATCTGAGAAGGTAATCCTGCAGTTCTACTCACAACGCGAGATCTGCTGCCATACAGGTGGTTCTATAGCCTTTGGCCCGGACCGCACCCTGTTCCTTTCTGCCGGAGATAACAGCACACCTTTTGACGAGCCAGGTAAAAAAGCTTACAACACACACGCTTTTGCACCACTTGATGATCGTCCTGAATTCCTTAACCATGATGCACGCCGTTCTGCAGGTAACACTAACGACCTGCGCGGTAAAATTCTGAGGATAAAAGTAAAGGATGATGGAACATACAGCATCCCGGAAGGCAACTTATTTAAACCAGGTACTGAGAAAACCCGCCCGGAGATTTATGTAATGGGTGACCGTAACCCTTACCGTATATCTGTAGACCAGAAAAATGGTTTCTTATACTGGGGTGAAGTTGGCCCGGATGCGCAGAACGACAGCCTGGAGACCCGCGGTCCACGCGGTTACGACGAGTTTAACCAGGCCCGTAAAGCAGGTTTCTTCGGCTGGCCATTGTTTGTGGGAAACAACTACCCTTATCGCCCATATGACTATGCGACTGGCAAATCAGGTGCGCCGTTTGACCCAATGCACCCTATTAATGATTCAAAAAACAACACTGGATTAAGAGAACTGCCACCAGCACAGCCGGCATTTATCTGGTACCCTTATGCAGCTTCTCCTGATTTCCCTCAGGTGGGTTCAGGTGGCCGTAATGCAATGGCAGGCCCGGCATATTATACAGACATGTTCCCGAAAGCGACACGCATGCCGGACTACTTTGACAAAAAAGTAGTTTTCTACGATTGGATACGCGGTTTCATTAAACTGCTTACCCTGCAGCCAAACGGCGATCTGGACAAAATGGAACCATTTATGGCCAACACTAAATTCCATAATCCTATTGATATGGAGACAGGTCCGGATGGTAAAATATATGTACTGGAGTATGGCTCAGGCTGGTTTGCCAAAAACAAGGATGCCGGTATACTACGCATAGATTACAATAGCGGAAACCGCGCGCCGGTTGTAGCTGCTGTAACATCAAGCAAGGGTTACGGTGCTGTACCGCTTACAACTGTGCTTACCGTAAAGGCTACCGATCCTGAAAAGAACAAGATGAGCTACGTTTGGAACCTTGGTAACGGAGTAACTAAAACCACCACTTTACCAAAGCTTACTTACACTTTCACCAAAAAAGGTAACTATAATGTATCCGTAGTAGCTAAGGACGAAGAAGGCGCTACAAGCGAATCAAAAACTGCCTCAATTCTAGCTGGTCAGGATTCTCCGGACATGAAAGCTAAGGTAGCAGCTATAAAAGCTAATGCCGCCGGCAAGGCGCTGGTTATGTCGCTGGATTGCGCGGCCTGCCATAAGGTAAACGAAAAATCTGTTGGCCCTGCCTTTACAGATGTTGCTAAGAAGTATCCTAACAACGCTGCTTCTACCGCACACCTGATGAAAAAGATAGTAACAGGCGGCCACGGTGTTTGGGGCGATGTGGATATGCCTGCGCACCCTAACCTTAAACCTGCCGATACCAAAAAGATAGTGAACTGGATTTATTCCCTTAAATAA